TTCCAGCTAGTAAAGCGCTCTGTAGGGTAGTAAAAATGCCGTTCTAGGTAGTACTGGGTAATGAGCGTGGGCGTACCTAGTAACTCTAAGACCTTGAGGATTGTAACTTCTTGAAATCGAGTCAGCACATAGTCGATGGGAATTGCGGCACGACTAACCACGTGGGTAATGGGTGTTTCTGTGCTCAGTACATCTCGGTGTCGATAATCTGGAGTTGGCGGCTGGGGTGTGATGTAGTCTAAAAATTCATCTAACTCATACCGACTGTTATCGGAAATAGCATGGAGCAAGTTTGCCCACCAACTATAGTTGGTACGCCCTAGGGCATCAGCAACATGACTCAGGGCATTGATGCCCTTTTGAGCCATGCCCCAAAAGTCATGAGTGACTAATTGTAAGAAAAAGGCAGGATCGAACTGACGATGAAGGGGTCGCCAGCCTGATCGCAGCAACCCCTGTCCCTGGGAGTTATTTCCCCTCATTCCGTAGTCATCATCACCGTAATAATGCGAAAACCCAAAGCTCATAGCGGCGCTAATCCAGCTAAACCATGTTAATTCACGACCACTGCAATCAAGATGTGATTAAGGCTATCCGTACTAGATAGGTTCTAATATACTAGTCCTTGGTAGCATTTCCCCTAGTCTAACAACTGTTTAGGAGAAGATGGCTGGCACATAAGGTTGTTATGTAAATTTGTTACATAGGGTTGTTACACAAAATGCTTACAGAGTGACAGTTTAACAACTGTTTAGGGGAAGACGGCTGGCACGCAAGGTTGCTATGTGAAGTTGTTACATAAGGTTGTTACACAGAATGCTTACAGAGTGACCCTGCCTGAGAGAGATGCTACGCAAAGGCTGAGGAACCAAAATCAGGAGGAATATCTTGCCAGCGTCCGGAGCCAACTGCTCGCAAGGCTTCCTTTAAGGACACGTCTCCAGTATATAGAGCGCGCCCAACGATCGCCCCAACTACGCCTAGAGGTGCCAACGCTAGTAAGCTTAATAGATCAGTGATAGTGCTGACACCCCCTGAGGCAATCACAGGCACCGTTACTGCCGAGGCTAGTTCGCGCAGCGCCTCCAGA
The window above is part of the Cyanobacteriota bacterium genome. Proteins encoded here:
- a CDS encoding AAA family ATPase produces the protein MSFGFSHYYGDDDYGMRGNNSQGQGLLRSGWRPLHRQFDPAFFLQLVTHDFWGMAQKGINALSHVADALGRTNYSWWANLLHAISDNSRYELDEFLDYITPQPPTPDYRHRDVLSTETPITHVVSRAAIPIDYVLTRFQEVTILKVLELLGTPTLITQYYLERHFYYPTERFTSW